The candidate division WOR-3 bacterium DNA segment GCTCTTTCCCGATAAGAATAGAACAAATTGGTTTTATTACCTAAAATAAAGAAGAAAGTTTGGAAATCAGGTACATAAACCATTGAACTTCCTTTTGTTTTGTTTATTGGCAATGAATCAATAAGATACCAACTATCTCCTTGGGTATACTGCCAGAATTGAGCTGTTCCTCCTTTGAGACAATAAATTTTACCATCTTTATAAGTCAAAGAAGTTCCATTTTTTGGTTTTTTCTTCTTTTTACTATTAGAAGGTGCTTCGGGAAGAGAAGATAATTGAGTGAAAGAATCAGTAAAAATATTATATTTATAAAAATCACCATATTTGCCCTTTAAAATATAAATATTATATCTACCATCATAGGCTAAACAACTTCCTTCGTCCATTGGTTTACCGCTTGGATTTATTGGAATATCTTTTCTTTTTATCCAAGTATCTCGTTCAATGTGATAAGAATATAAATTATTAGTTTTTGAACCATAAAGCAAATAGATAAAACTAGAATCTAATTTTTTTACATAAATCATATCACAACCGCTTTTCAATTTTGTTTCTTTTCCGGAAGGATATTTGAAGCCGTAAGGAATATCTTTTCTTCTTTCCCATTTTCTTTGAGAAATATTGTATCGCCAGAATTCTAAAGTATTGCCACCTTTGATGAGATAGATATAATTGGAATTATCACTTGCTAAAGCACATCCTTTTTTTATTCTTTTTTTCTTTTCTCCACCAGGAACAGTTTCTAATTTTTGCCAATTATCACTTAAAATATCGTAAAGAATAAAATTATTAGTGTTGCTACCAGTTATTGCGTAGATAAATCTCGGAGGCAAGTAGGTCATATCACTGCCGTCTTTTACAGGTTTATCAGCAATTAAATCTTTTCTTTTTTTCCATCCTGGCTCGGGAAGGCTATAAGTAAAAATTGTGTCATAATAGACAATTACTGGATTATGTTCATTTGTTATAAGCGAACAGATTACTGGATGAACACCAGGAGTTAAAGTAATATTTTCCAAAATCACCGTATCATAAATAGGATGGTAAATAGTAGAAGATAGGTGCCCACTTCGGCGGAAAGTATTCTCACCAATTTTAATTACTAAAATATAATCCCGAGAAAAGAAAGAATCGTTTCTGGTAATAACTTTTAAATTAAAAGGCACCTCGGCAAAAATTGTTTCCGGTGTAATTTTTTCAATATAAAAATAATAAGGAGTAAAAGTATCAATAAGATGGATAGTATCTCGGATTTTATTAGAAATCGTCCAAATATAAGGTCCAAAATAAGTAGTATCCCAAATAGTAGTGAAAGTCTGGTATTTCAAAAAATCTCCTTCTCTTCGCCAAACTTTCACTACCAAAGTATCATAAGGCTGAACTTCTAAGGGGTTTAAATTTAAGGCATAATAGTTCCAAAGATTACCTTGTTGAGAAGTTAGTTGGCAAGAATCGATTATAAACTTATTATTTCTTTTTAAATAAGCTTTCATATAAGCAATTGGCGATAATGGTTCATAGGGCAAAATATGAGCAACAACAAAAGTTACGGCATTTGGATAAATATCAAATATTAAATTAGATTCAGTTTTTCTAAAATTTTTAATTCGAAAACTTAAAGTTTCTTGAAAACGGGAGAATATTCCAATTGTTTCTCCAAGAACATCAGCAAAGAATTGATAACGAGCAAATCCGTTTCCTAGTCGAAAAATTTCGGCATAGATAGTATCCGAAGTGTTTTGAGTATATACTTTAATTGTTTCAATTTCTATTTCCGGTTCAATCCGCACAAAACCAATCATTAATTGGGAAAAAGCAAAAGAGAAAAAAGTTAAAAAAAATACTAAAATTTTTATCATCTTAAAATTATGATAAAAATTTTTTGAAAAGTCAATATTTAGAGATTTGTCAGGTTTATTTTACTTTATTAAATATTGATAAACTCGATATTTCTTATAAAGTTTTACTCCCCAAGTTTCAATTGGTCTAATTATTTCAATATTATCTTCTAAAATCCAGGATACCTCTCCCCATTCATAACCCAGTTGCTTGCCTCCCAAGAAAGTTTCGTAATAAAGCAAAGCATCAACGCCAGTTTTCCTAAATTTCTTTTTTACTCCTAACGCCCATAGTCGAGCACTTTTAATTTTTCTTTGATAATATAAAAATTTAAAAATCCCAAAAGGAAAAAGTTTGCCTTTTAAATGAATTAAAACTTCGTTATAATTGGGTAGGGCAATACTTATTCCGGCTGGTTCTCCATCTACTTCCACAATAGGAATTATTTCGCTTTTGGCAATCGGTTTCAATTTTTTCCCTAAATAATTAATCTCTTCATCCGTTAAAGGAGTGAAATCCCAATTTTCTTGCCAAGCATCATTATAAACTTCTTTTATTTTTTTTAATTCAATATCTAATCTTTTTAAATTTACTTTTCTTACAATAAACCTTTCTTTCTTTTTTAACTTTTCAATAAGATTAGCAATTTTTTGGGGAACAAATTGGTCTAAATTAATATAGTAAGCATATAAATCTTTTGCTTTTACCATTCCGTATCTTTCAGCAAATTCCAAATAATAAGGAGGGTTATAGGACATTTTAATTACCGGAGGAGTATCAAAACCTTCGTAAAGAAAAGCACATTCATCATTTAAAGCCGGATTAGCCGGCCCAACCATTGTTTCCATCCCTTTTGATTTTAACCATTCTTTAGCAGTATCAAATAAGGCACAAGCAACATCAAAATTATTAATTACTTCAAAAAATCCAAAGAAGCCAATGTTTTTTTTATGATGATTTACATAATTATAATCGATGATGCCGGCAATTCTTCCGACTACTTCATTTTTTAAATAGGCTAAAAAAAGTTCAATATCCGCGTGGGTAAAATAAGGATTTTTTTCTTTGGAGACCGTTTCTTTCACATCACTAATTAATGGTGGAACAAAATTTTTATCATTTTTATAAATTTTAAAAGGTAGTTTAACAAATAAATCTAGCTCCCTTTTATTTTTAACCTTTTCAACTTTTATCATTACCTCTCCTACAACAGGGATCTTAATTTTTTAAACACTTCTAAGGCAAAGTCAATATCCTCTTCCTTATGGGTAGCCATATAACTTGTTCTAATTAATGAACGATTAGGAGGAACTGCCGGAGGAATTACTGGATTGGTAAAAATTTTATTTTTAAAAAGATTCTGCCAAAATTTTAATGTTTTTATATCTTCCCCAATAATTATTGGAATAATTGGAGTTACACTATTACCAGTGTCGTAGTCTAATTCCTTTAAACCTTTTCTCATTTTTTCAGTGATTTTCCATAAGTTTTTTCTTCTTTCAGGTTCAGTTTGTATGATTTCTAGTACTTTTAAAGCTGCTCCTAAAGAAGCCGGAGGTAGACTAGCAGAAAAAATTAGTGAGCGGGCATTATGACGAATGTAGGTAATTACCTTTTTTTCACCAACTACAAAACCGCCGATGGTTGCAAAGGATTTGGAAAAGGTACCCATAATTAAATCCACTTTATCCTCTAATCCGAAGTGTTCTGCAGTGCCACGTCCATTCTCTCCTAATACACCAACCGCGTGGGCTTCATCTAAAAGGACACGGGCGCCGTATTTTTCTTTCAATCTGATAATTTCTGGCAAATCGCATAAATCTCCTTCCATACTAAAAACTCCATCAACAACAATAAGTTTGCCCGAGTTTTTAGGAAGAGATTTTAAAATTCTTTCCAAACTTGCCATATTATTATGGGGAAACCTCTTTACATTTCCAAAGGATAATTTACAGCCATCAATAATAGAAGCGTGGTCAAGTTTATCGGTAATTACGTAATCATTTTTACCTACTAAAGAAGAAATGATTCCTAAGTTAGTTTGATAACCGGTAGAAAAAACAATACAGTCATCTTTCTTAAAAAATTTTGCTAACTTTTCTTCCAATTCTAAATGTAAATCTAAAGTACCGTTAAGGAATCGGGAGCCGGTGCAACCTGTGCCGTATTTTTTAACAGCCTCAATAGCTGCCTCTTTCACTCTCGGATCATTGGTTAATCCTAAATAGTTATTAGAACCTAACATTAAATACTTTTCTCCCTTAATTGTTACCCAATTGCTCGCTTCGGATTCAATAGGTTTAAAATAAGGATAATATCCGCGATTAATCGCTTCTTCTACTTTTTTATAATAAGTTTCACATTTATCAAATAGATCCATAGTTAATAGGCTCGGGCATAATAAATTATTAATTTAGTTTTTTTGCCACAAGATATGCATTTGCCTTCTTTTTTTTCATCCAAAGGAATACAGCGGGGTGTTGTTTTTGTTTCTTCTTTTATTTTTTCTTCGCATTCTCTTTTACCACACCAAAATATTTTTGCCATTCCCTTCTTTTCTAATATTTCTTCTTTCATTTTTGTTAACTCGTCATAGAAAAAGATTCTTTCTTTAAGAAAATTTTCTGCTTTTAAATAAAGATTTTTCTGAAGGTGATCTAAGATATTTTTTAAATTCTCTTTTAAATTTGACCACTTTATATTTTCCCTAATTTGATAATCTCGGCTGACTATTCTCATCTCTTCTTTTTCTAATTCCTTTTGACCGATTTCTATCCGTAAAGGAACACCTTTTAATTCCCATTCGTTAAATTTCCAACCAGGAGTATATTCTTTTCGGTCATCAAAATAGACCCTAAAATCCTTTTTTAGTTCTTCTTTTAAGGCTTCACATTTTTTTAGGATTTTTTCGTCATCTTTACCATAAAGAATAGGAATAATGACAATTTGGATTGGGGCAATGTTAGGAGGTAGAATAAGACCATTATCATCGCCGTGGATCATAATGAGTGCTCCAATTAATCTTGTGGAAACACCCCAAGAAGAACCCCAAGGATATTTTTCTTTATTATCCCTATCCAAAAATTTGATATTAAAAGCTTTAGAAAAATTTTGTCCCAAATTATGGGTAGTTCCTGATTGCAAAGCCTGGCCATCGGGCATTAATGCTTCAATTGTGTAGGTTCTGATTGCTCCAGCAAATCTTTCTGAGGGGGGTTTAAGGCCAGAAATGACCGGTAAAGCGAGTTCTTCTCTTAAAAATTCAATATAAATATTTAAAATTAATTTTGCCTCTCTCTCGGCTTCTTCAAAGGTCTGATGTAAAGTGTGTCCTTCCTGCCAAAGGAATTCAGTGGTTCTTAAAAATAACCGAGTAGTTTTTTCCCAACGGACAATATTACACCATTGATTGATTAAAATAGGTAAATCCCGATAAGATTTTACCCATTTAGCATACATACTACAAATTATCGCTTCCGATGTTGGTCTCACTGCTAATCTTTCTGATAAATCCTCTTCACCACCTTTTGTGACCCAAGCCACTTGAGGAGCAAATCCTTTCACATGTTCCGCTTCTTTTTTTAAAAAACTTTCTGGAATAAAAACAGGAAAATAAGCATTCTGGTGACCGGTTTCTTTAAATCTTTTATCCAAGGCCTTTTGAATATTTTCCCATAAACTGTAACCGTAAGGTCTTATTACCATACAACCTTTTATTGGTGCATAATCGGCTAATTCGGCTTTTAAAATTACCTGCGTATACCATTCGGAGAAGTTTTCGCTTTTCTTAACCAATTCTTTCATATTTTAAAAGATACGTAAAATTTTTAAATTGTCAATAAGAAGAAGAATAAAAAGAAAAAAGAGATAATAACTAAAGTAATAAAACCTTTTTTTAATTACTAAATATTTTAAAAAGTAGAGGGCGAAGAGCCCAAAAATAAAAGAAGAGAGAAATCCTAAGAAACAAGAAAGAGAAAGAAAAAGGGAAGGATTCTTATAAAATTCCAAAACATTGGCACCAATAATTGTTGGCAGTCCTAAGAGAAAAGAGAAATAAAATCCTTCTTCTTTTCTTATTCCTAAGTACAGGGCACCAGCGATTGTTGAGCCCGAACGGGAAATTCCCGGAAAAATTCCCAAAATTTGGAAAATACCAATAATCAATGATTGAAAATAATTAATCGAAAAAAACTTTTCTCTGGCATATTTGGTAAAATATATCAAAAAACCGCTTATTAAAAAGAAATAGGGGAGAGAATCAAAATTAGAAAAGGTTTTTTCAATAATATTTTTGAAAAACAAACCAATTAAAACAATAGGAATTAAGGCAATAATAATTTTTAATAAAAGAAAGTAATTTTTATTTTTGATCTCTCTTTTAATGAGAGAAAGAAGGAAAAAGATTAATGAAAGAGTTGTTCCCAAATGAAGACAAAGAAGGAGAGAAATATTGGGATTCAATTTTAAAATTCTTTGGAATATTAATAAATGACCGGAACTAGAGATTGGCAAAAATTCCGTCACCCCCTGCAAGGCGCCTAAGAAAATTACTTTTAAAATTTCCATTTAAAAATAATAAGTATAACCAAAATAAATTCTTGCGTCAAAGAGATTTGCTTTGATTGGTAAAGCAAAGGTTAGATAAAAAATACCATTTTTTGTGAAGAATTCCGAGCCTAAACCGTAACTCGTTAAAGAAATCGGTTTTTTATTTTTCCCATATCCGTAATCAATAAAAAGATAAGGGAAAAAGAGATTTTTATATAGATATTTCAGGTGATTGCGAAACACTAATAAAAAAGGAGAGAGATATTTATTTTCGGGAAAAGCCCGGACATTATTTTTTCCACTTATTGAAAATTTTTCGTAATCATAAATTGTATCCTTTAAGAAAATATTGCCTAAGAAAAATTCGGAATGGAGAAGAAAATTTTCTTTTAAAAAGGAGAAGAGAAATTCTAATTTCATTTCGGTTTTTAATTTTAGGTTATTTGATCGGTTGGCAATTTTTCTTTCGCCGGCCAATGTTTTCAAGGAGAGATAAAATCCTCGCTGGTAATTACTAATTTTATTATTAAAAATTAATTCCTGACCAATGGAAAAAGTTTGTGACGAGGGATAGGGTAATAAACGGGAGTTATTAAATTCCTTCTGAAAGATAAAATTTAGTGTGAACTCATCAATTTTTGTTGGCAAATAAAAGTTAAAATCTAAATTAAAAACAGAGTAAGCGGTATCAAAGTTTTTAAAATAAGTAGAAAATAAAATTTTTTTAAATACAAAAAGGTAAGGCTGTTGACAAGAAAAGAAATAAAAATTTTTATTCTGCTCTTTTTCTATTGCTAAATTAAATTCTTCTAAATTATTTAAAAAATTAAAAATTCTTAAACTTAAATTTAAGAAAAAAATTTTTTCATTAGGAAGATAAGAAAAAAGAAAGAAAAAATTGTTTTTCCTTGGATTAGAAAAGGAAAAGGTTAAAGAGTATTTTTTTTCCTCGTTGAGAATAAGAAAATAATTATCAATATCAAGATTAAGATTTCTTTTAATATTTTTTTTCATCTTTTCAATTAAACTTTTTTGGAAATAGAAGGGTTTAACAAATCTTGCTCCTTTTTTTAAAAGTCTCTCATTGAAAATAATTTCACCTTCCAAAGAAAGATTATCAATTTTTACCATTTCTCCTTCCTCAATAATTATTGTAAAATTTACTTTTTTCCCTTCTAACTCAAAATCTTTCAAATCAATCTTTACAAAAGGAAAACCAATTTCCCAATAAAAATCAGCAATCTTTTTAATAATTTTATTTAAATTATTTTGAGAATAATAATAATCTTTTTCTTTAATTAATTTCTCTAAAGTATCAGGTTTAATGAATTTAGATTGAATGTTAATTTTTCCCAGTTGATATCTTTCGTTCTCTTCAATAAAATAAAAGAGAGTTAAAAAGTTCTTCTCTTTTTTCATTGCGATATTTACTTTTACATCAAAAAAACCCTCTTTTAAGTAAAAGTCAATAATTTTTTTTCTAAGTTCAAAAATTTCTTCTTGGTTTTGAGGCAGTGAAAAAATGATTTTCGGTTTTATTTTTTTCCAACCTTTAATTTCTACTTTATTAATTTTTAATTCTTGAGAAAAAAGAGAGATAAAAAAGAGAAGAGTTATTTTTGGAAAAGATAGGCTCGCCAATTTTCGGGAATTTCTGGCAGGGAGTTTAACAAAAAGGTAATATAATTTGGCGCCTTTGGTTTTTTCAAAAGTTTTAAATTGGTTTCACTTAATCTTTTATTTCCTTTAAGAGTATTACACTCCACACAGGCACAGACTAAATTTTCCCATTCATCTTTTCCGCCAAAGGCCTTAGGTATTATGTGATCAGTGGTTAAAGGGACATTCTTTCTTCCACAATATTGACAGGTGTAATTATCTCTTTTTAAAATATTTTTCCTTGTTAAAGGAATTTCTCTTCTTTTTACTTTTACATAATAAGAAAGGCGAATAACGCTAGGCATTACTAAACTGGTGCTTGGCGTTCTGATTTTTTTGCCATCTTCTGCTTCAATCAACTCTGCCTTCTTTAAAAACAATAATTTCAATGCTTTCTTTAATTTACAGATTGTTAATGGCTCGTAATTGGCATTTAAAAGCAAAATCTTTTTCTCAAACATTATTCTTCAATTTTAATTCCTTGGAACCAAAGTTCTTCTTTTATTTTATCCATTATTATCTTAATTCTTTTGATTTCGTTTCTCGTATATTCAAAATAAGGGCTATCTTCTTTCACTTTATTATAATTATTAATTGCTTCTTTATATAAATAATAAGCATCTTTTAACTGTTTATTTTTCTGTGCCTCTTCGGCTCTTCTTCTTTTAATATCGCCGGCAATAACAAAAGCCACATCTAAATTAGGAGAGATTGCTAATGCCTTTCTTAATTCTTCCTCGGCTTTAGAGTAATTGCCCGTTTGTTGATAATAATCAGCCAGATGAATATGGGGCATCGGATCGTTAGGCGACAAATTTAATGCTCTATTAAACATCTCTAAAGCATTTTTATATTTCTTTTGCTTTAAATAGACATCACCAATTTTCAAAATTATTGCTACATTATTGGGATTTTTGGAAAGGATATAATTATATTCATTTATTGCTTTATCATATTCATTCAATTCAAACAATATATCACCATATTTTTCTCTCAAAGATAATTCTTCAGAATAACGGATAAGACATTTTTCAAACATACTTTTTGCCTCTTTAAACCTTTTTCTTCTGGTTAAAAACTCACCATATTTATAAAAAATATCAAGTCTTTCCGGACAACGAGTAATCAAAAGAGAATATAAAGAATCTGCCTTCCTATCTTGATTGGTTTTTATATAAATCTCAGCCAAACCTAAATATAATTCCACATTAGTGGTATCAAGATTGATCCCTTTCATATATAAACTTTCCGCTTTATTTAAATTATTCAAAGAAAGATATAAATCCCCTAAAGCCTCATAACCTTTGCTATTTTTGTTGTCAATCTTTAATGCTTTTAAATAATATTCTTCTGCTTTAGAAGCATCTCTCAGTTTTCGGTAGGTATTACCAATTGCGATATAAACTTCGTAATAATTAGAGTCATAACTTAAAGCAGTATTAAAATTTTCTAAGGCTTTTTCCCATTCACTTTGTTTATAATATTCCGCACCAATACTATAATATTTTTCTGCTTCTTTTCTTCTCTCTAAAAGTTCCTCTTCGGTATATTTTTTAACAGTGGTAGTTGGTGCACAGCTCAAAATAAAGAATAGAATAAAAAGCACATTAGATATTTTTTTCATTTTTTCTCCTTTTATTCTCATTTTATTATATGGAGCCGACGGGATTCGAACCCGTGACCTTTTGACTGCCAGTCAAACGCGCTCCCACTGCGCCACGGCCCCATTATTAAATAAATTTAACTAAAATTTTTTAAAAAATCAATAAAAGTTAAATTAAAGCCGTTTTTAGGATTTTTAAAATAACTTCATCATAAGAGATACCGGCACATTCTGCTTCTTTTGGTAGGTCAGAAAGTTCGGTAAGTCCCGGTAAAGTATTTATTTCTAAGAAATAGGGTTTTTGGTTATTCTTTACTACCAAATCAATTCGGGAATAACCTTTGGCACCAATAATTTTATGGGCTTTTAATGAAAGTTCTTGGATTTTTAAACTTGTTTTTTTGTCCAATCTTGCCGGTACGATAAATTCGGTTTCTCCTTTGGTATATTTTGCCTTATAAGAATAAAATCTTTCTTTCTTAGGAACCAGTTCTAAAATTGGTAAAGGTTTATCATCAAGAATTCCACAAGTGGCAATCATCCCTTCAATATACTCTTCAAAGAATATATCACCAAATTCTCTTCTTAAAATTTTTGTTCTTTGTATTAATTTCTTTTTGTTGTCAATAATTTCTACTCCGACACTCGAGCCTTCGTATCTTGGTTTAACGACAATAGGAAAACCTAATTTTTTTTCGGCTAAAGTTACTTTCTCTACCAAATCTTCGTTTCTATTTAGAGTAACAAATTTGGGCGTAGGGATTTTTCCATATTGAAATAGAATTTTTGTTAGTATTTTATCCATTCCCAAAGCCGAAGCCAAAACACCAGAGCCAGTATAAGGAATTCCGAGTAATTCTAAAAAACCCTGAATTGTGCCGTCTTCACCGGGTTTACCATGGAGGGCAATAAAGGCAATATCGATTTTCGCTTCGGTTATCTGTTTATGAAAATTTCGGCCAATATCAATAAGTTCATATTTTAAACCAATTCTTGCTAATGCCTTAGCAACATTCTTAGCAGTTAAAAGCGAAATCTCCCTTTCTTTTGACCAACCACCGCAGATAATTCCGATCTTTTTATTTTTTAAATATTGAATTAACTTTTTATTGTTCAAAATGGATTATTGTGCAGGTAAGGGTTCTTTCTACTCCGGAAATGGTTTGGATTTTTTCAATCACGATTCGACCCAAAGTATTAAAATCAGGAGCCTTAATTGTTGCGATGATATCAAAAGGTCCGGCAATTGCGTCCACATGGGTAATTTCTTTAATTTTTGATAATTCTTCATACACATAACGAGCCTTACCTGCTTGGACATTAATTAAAATATATGCCTCTGCCATTTTTAACTCCTTTTTAAAAAATTAATCCAGTAATATCCTCTTTGCCAATTGCTACACAAGTTATTGTTTCGTCAACACCATCAATTGTTCTAATCTTTTCGTCCACGATTACGGCAATAGTTTCAATTTCTGTTGCTTGGATTATTGCAATAATATCGTAAGGACCCAGAACCATTTCTGCATATTGGACATTAGGAATTTGGAGTAATTTATTTAAAACCTCTTTTGTTTTTCCGGGTAGACAATTAATTAAAATAAAAGCTGTTCTTTTCATTTTTTTCTAGTTAAGTTTAATTTTTAATTAAATTTAAATTTAAATTTTTTACCAAATACCTGTTTTTAAATATTCATCAATTGCTCGGGCTGCCACTTTACCAGCTCCCATTGCTAAGATTACGGTTGCCGCACCAGTAGCAATATCGCCGCCGGCAAAAACCCCTTTTTTAGTGGTTTTACCAGTGTTTTCGTCAACAATAATATTTCCGTGTTTACCAACTTCAATTCCTTTGGTTGTTTGCGGAATTAAGGGATTAGGACTTTGACCAATAGCAACAACGACGGTATCAACTGGTATTTTGAAGTTAGAATCGGGGATAGGTATTGGTCTTCTTCTTCCACTATGATCCGGTTCACCAAGTTCCATTTTGATACATTCCATTTCTTTTACCCGACCATTTTCATCGGCATAATATCTTACCGGTAATGTCAAAAAATGGAAAATAACCCCTTCTTCTTCGGCTCTTTCAATCTCTTCGATACGGGCGGGCATTTCTGCTTTGCTTCTTCGGTAAATAATCATTGATTTTTCTGCACCTAATCGTAAAGCGGTTCTTGCGGCATCCATCGCAACATTTCCACCACCAATCACTGCTACATTTTTACCTCTAACAATTGGTGTATCATATTCGGGAAAGAGATAGGCTTTCATTAAATTAACCCGAATAAGATACTCATTTGCCGAATAAATACCCGTATAATTTTCGCCAGGGATATTCATAAACCAAGGTAAACCCGCACCCGTGCCAATAAAAACTGCATCAAATTCTTCTAATAGTTCATCAACGGTTTTGGTTTTACCAACGACAAAATTACAAACAATTTTTACTCCTAAGGCTTTTACATAATTCACTTCTCTTTCAACAATCTTTTTAGGAAGACGAAATTCGGGAATTCCGTAAACCAAAACACCACCTGGTTTATGAAGAGCCTCAAAAATAACAACTTCGTGTCCCATTTTTGCTAATTCTGAGGCACAAGTTAAACCTGCCGGTCCACTACCAACAACTGCCACTTTTTTCCCGGTTTTCTTTTCAATTTTTGGAATCTCCATTAATCCTTGCTCTGCTTCCCAATCGGCAGCAAACCTTTCTAATCGACCAATACCCACTGGTTCATGTTTTTTCCCAAGAACACATTCCTTTTCGCACTGGTCTTCTTGAGGACAAACGCGACCACAGATTGCCGGTAAACTATTTTTATCCTTTAAAATTCTAATTGCCTCTTTAAAATTGCCTTCTTTAATTTTGGCAATAAAACCCGGAATATCAATCTCTACCGGACAACCTTTTACACAGGGCGGTTTTTTACATTGGAGACATCTTTTTGCTTCAGTGATTGCTTCTTCTGGTGTATATCCCAAAGGAACTTCGTTAAAATTTTTAATTCGCTCTTTTGGTGGTTGTTCCCGCATTGGAGTTTTTTTCGGACTTACTGCCATTTTTCCTCCTTTAATATCCACCCATTTTATTGGATACCCATTTTCTCTTTAAATAATTTCAGAGAAATTTTTTCTTCTTCTAAATAGGTTTTTAATCGTGCCATTAATAAATCGTAATTTACCAAATGACCATCAAATTCTGGTCCATCCACACAGGCAAATTTTGTCTCGCCACCAATCTCAACTCGGCAGATCCCACACATTCCAGTGCCATCAAGCATCATCGCGTTTAAAGAAACAATCGTTTTAATATTATAATTTTTTGTTAACTCGGAAACCGCCTTCATCATAATTACCGGTCCAACGGCAATTACTCG contains these protein-coding regions:
- a CDS encoding aminotransferase class I/II-fold pyridoxal phosphate-dependent enzyme; translation: MDLFDKCETYYKKVEEAINRGYYPYFKPIESEASNWVTIKGEKYLMLGSNNYLGLTNDPRVKEAAIEAVKKYGTGCTGSRFLNGTLDLHLELEEKLAKFFKKDDCIVFSTGYQTNLGIISSLVGKNDYVITDKLDHASIIDGCKLSFGNVKRFPHNNMASLERILKSLPKNSGKLIVVDGVFSMEGDLCDLPEIIRLKEKYGARVLLDEAHAVGVLGENGRGTAEHFGLEDKVDLIMGTFSKSFATIGGFVVGEKKVITYIRHNARSLIFSASLPPASLGAALKVLEIIQTEPERRKNLWKITEKMRKGLKELDYDTGNSVTPIIPIIIGEDIKTLKFWQNLFKNKIFTNPVIPPAVPPNRSLIRTSYMATHKEEDIDFALEVFKKLRSLL
- the proS gene encoding proline--tRNA ligase, with the protein product MKELVKKSENFSEWYTQVILKAELADYAPIKGCMVIRPYGYSLWENIQKALDKRFKETGHQNAYFPVFIPESFLKKEAEHVKGFAPQVAWVTKGGEEDLSERLAVRPTSEAIICSMYAKWVKSYRDLPILINQWCNIVRWEKTTRLFLRTTEFLWQEGHTLHQTFEEAEREAKLILNIYIEFLREELALPVISGLKPPSERFAGAIRTYTIEALMPDGQALQSGTTHNLGQNFSKAFNIKFLDRDNKEKYPWGSSWGVSTRLIGALIMIHGDDNGLILPPNIAPIQIVIIPILYGKDDEKILKKCEALKEELKKDFRVYFDDRKEYTPGWKFNEWELKGVPLRIEIGQKELEKEEMRIVSRDYQIRENIKWSNLKENLKNILDHLQKNLYLKAENFLKERIFFYDELTKMKEEILEKKGMAKIFWCGKRECEEKIKEETKTTPRCIPLDEKKEGKCISCGKKTKLIIYYARAY
- a CDS encoding undecaprenyl-diphosphate phosphatase; the encoded protein is MEILKVIFLGALQGVTEFLPISSSGHLLIFQRILKLNPNISLLLCLHLGTTLSLIFFLLSLIKREIKNKNYFLLLKIIIALIPIVLIGLFFKNIIEKTFSNFDSLPYFFLISGFLIYFTKYAREKFFSINYFQSLIIGIFQILGIFPGISRSGSTIAGALYLGIRKEEGFYFSFLLGLPTIIGANVLEFYKNPSLFLSLSCFLGFLSSFIFGLFALYFLKYLVIKKRFYYFSYYLFFLFILLLIDNLKILRIF
- a CDS encoding POTRA domain-containing protein; the protein is MASLSFPKITLLFFISLFSQELKINKVEIKGWKKIKPKIIFSLPQNQEEIFELRKKIIDFYLKEGFFDVKVNIAMKKEKNFLTLFYFIEENERYQLGKINIQSKFIKPDTLEKLIKEKDYYYSQNNLNKIIKKIADFYWEIGFPFVKIDLKDFELEGKKVNFTIIIEEGEMVKIDNLSLEGEIIFNERLLKKGARFVKPFYFQKSLIEKMKKNIKRNLNLDIDNYFLILNEEKKYSLTFSFSNPRKNNFFFLFSYLPNEKIFFLNLSLRIFNFLNNLEEFNLAIEKEQNKNFYFFSCQQPYLFVFKKILFSTYFKNFDTAYSVFNLDFNFYLPTKIDEFTLNFIFQKEFNNSRLLPYPSSQTFSIGQELIFNNKISNYQRGFYLSLKTLAGERKIANRSNNLKLKTEMKLEFLFSFLKENFLLHSEFFLGNIFLKDTIYDYEKFSISGKNNVRAFPENKYLSPFLLVFRNHLKYLYKNLFFPYLFIDYGYGKNKKPISLTSYGLGSEFFTKNGIFYLTFALPIKANLFDARIYFGYTYYF
- a CDS encoding HNH endonuclease produces the protein MFEKKILLLNANYEPLTICKLKKALKLLFLKKAELIEAEDGKKIRTPSTSLVMPSVIRLSYYVKVKRREIPLTRKNILKRDNYTCQYCGRKNVPLTTDHIIPKAFGGKDEWENLVCACVECNTLKGNKRLSETNLKLLKKPKAPNYITFLLNSLPEIPENWRAYLFQK
- a CDS encoding tetratricopeptide repeat protein gives rise to the protein MKKISNVLFILFFILSCAPTTTVKKYTEEELLERRKEAEKYYSIGAEYYKQSEWEKALENFNTALSYDSNYYEVYIAIGNTYRKLRDASKAEEYYLKALKIDNKNSKGYEALGDLYLSLNNLNKAESLYMKGINLDTTNVELYLGLAEIYIKTNQDRKADSLYSLLITRCPERLDIFYKYGEFLTRRKRFKEAKSMFEKCLIRYSEELSLREKYGDILFELNEYDKAINEYNYILSKNPNNVAIILKIGDVYLKQKKYKNALEMFNRALNLSPNDPMPHIHLADYYQQTGNYSKAEEELRKALAISPNLDVAFVIAGDIKRRRAEEAQKNKQLKDAYYLYKEAINNYNKVKEDSPYFEYTRNEIKRIKIIMDKIKEELWFQGIKIEE
- a CDS encoding D-alanine--D-alanine ligase, whose amino-acid sequence is MNNKKLIQYLKNKKIGIICGGWSKEREISLLTAKNVAKALARIGLKYELIDIGRNFHKQITEAKIDIAFIALHGKPGEDGTIQGFLELLGIPYTGSGVLASALGMDKILTKILFQYGKIPTPKFVTLNRNEDLVEKVTLAEKKLGFPIVVKPRYEGSSVGVEIIDNKKKLIQRTKILRREFGDIFFEEYIEGMIATCGILDDKPLPILELVPKKERFYSYKAKYTKGETEFIVPARLDKKTSLKIQELSLKAHKIIGAKGYSRIDLVVKNNQKPYFLEINTLPGLTELSDLPKEAECAGISYDEVILKILKTALI